The following coding sequences are from one Fibrobacter sp. UBA4297 window:
- a CDS encoding SprT-like domain-containing protein, whose translation MQKFSLKNIRFLIGEFEKRLADLRSFSDFTSKAETAVKESADAVLNALIKEKLEGVFLGRLDLEPETLLSLTERKVTNASHLMGVSESVLANAFAVPAADAKKIVEYVGEHYENARKSVNVKLNVDEKTRESSDLVRALYVYRHGLPLAQKCQEYLKENEARVIENINALRPYTSSFRFVASLLFNREAKARFNALNEIYESDFWQRSASLLSELQTLITADPSFAWEAFSQSPIPFFTDLERICPYALGNEEIVSSELPKEILDERTNLDGLKTQLRQYQVLGVKFILHQGRVLLGDEMGLGKTVEAIAALVTLKNLGETHFMVICPASILVNWIREIQKLCDIPAVKIHGPDKFIYFDAWKKNGGVAVTTYETSRQLELSEKDSISMVVVDEAHYIKNPGSQRTVSVRKLCKHSNRLLLMTGTALENRTKEMLFLLQILRPKIASMAMGFAKESTSQEFMQMIAPIYYRRKREDVLKELPELIEEESWIEGGDAEMAAYEEAAVKEEFMTMRRVSFNVDDFEQSGKLKRIKEIVRQAKFENRKVLVFSFFLETIKKVCVYLNDSCMEPITGAVPVSHRQEIIDAFEKSPAGTVLPLQINAGGLGLNIQAANVVILCEPQLKPSAEMQAISRAYRMGQVRNVLVYRLLMLDSIDEKINTLLKFKKQVFNTFADKSLSGTQDLEISPDEIKNLFKKEVERIRAAQGSVPTDKSLIAENEWLGKETNEEINEFGYREHDPVLITPDFMRKTCERYNELYFEGVLDVDRLTFELDYSSSYLACFVPNYLSIVFSRHFEFDYRKYRNTMVHEMCHYYLYSFSGENRSDNTFKYETVHGKAFQDLVDRLNSKHAELNVMLRDCDC comes from the coding sequence ATGCAAAAGTTTTCGCTAAAGAATATCCGCTTTTTGATTGGTGAATTTGAAAAACGATTGGCCGATTTGAGGTCTTTTTCGGATTTTACATCTAAAGCGGAAACCGCTGTAAAAGAATCTGCCGATGCGGTTTTGAACGCCCTTATCAAGGAAAAGCTCGAAGGGGTATTTCTTGGGCGGCTGGATCTTGAGCCGGAAACTTTGCTTAGTTTGACCGAAAGAAAGGTCACAAACGCTTCTCATTTGATGGGCGTGTCCGAAAGCGTTCTTGCCAACGCATTTGCGGTCCCTGCGGCCGATGCAAAGAAAATCGTTGAGTATGTGGGGGAGCATTACGAAAATGCCCGAAAATCTGTCAATGTGAAGTTGAATGTTGACGAGAAAACGCGGGAATCATCTGACCTTGTCCGGGCTCTTTACGTTTATCGTCATGGGCTTCCGTTAGCGCAAAAATGCCAAGAGTATTTGAAAGAAAACGAGGCGCGTGTCATTGAAAATATCAACGCTTTGCGCCCCTATACGAGTTCGTTCAGGTTTGTGGCATCGCTCCTTTTTAACAGGGAGGCGAAAGCCCGATTCAATGCGCTGAACGAAATTTATGAGAGTGATTTTTGGCAGCGTTCTGCGTCTTTGCTCTCTGAATTGCAAACGCTAATAACGGCAGATCCGTCGTTTGCGTGGGAGGCGTTTTCTCAATCACCGATTCCGTTCTTTACCGACTTGGAAAGGATTTGCCCTTACGCATTGGGCAATGAAGAAATTGTTTCGTCGGAATTGCCGAAGGAAATTCTTGACGAACGGACGAATTTAGACGGCTTAAAGACGCAGCTGCGCCAATATCAAGTTCTTGGCGTGAAGTTTATTTTGCACCAGGGGCGAGTTTTGCTAGGGGACGAAATGGGCCTCGGTAAAACGGTCGAAGCGATTGCCGCACTGGTGACATTGAAAAATTTGGGTGAAACCCATTTTATGGTCATTTGCCCGGCGAGCATTTTGGTGAACTGGATTCGCGAAATCCAGAAGCTTTGTGATATCCCAGCCGTAAAAATCCACGGACCGGACAAGTTTATTTATTTTGATGCGTGGAAAAAGAATGGGGGAGTCGCCGTTACGACTTATGAAACTTCGAGACAACTGGAATTATCTGAAAAAGATTCCATTTCGATGGTTGTTGTCGATGAAGCGCATTACATCAAGAATCCGGGGAGCCAACGCACCGTGAGTGTCCGCAAATTATGCAAGCACTCTAATCGCTTGTTGCTAATGACAGGTACAGCTCTCGAAAATCGCACGAAAGAAATGCTCTTCTTGTTGCAAATTCTCCGTCCGAAGATTGCGTCAATGGCGATGGGCTTTGCTAAAGAAAGTACTAGCCAAGAATTTATGCAGATGATTGCGCCGATTTACTATCGGCGAAAGCGCGAAGATGTCTTGAAGGAATTGCCGGAGCTCATCGAAGAAGAATCGTGGATTGAAGGTGGCGATGCTGAGATGGCTGCATACGAAGAAGCGGCTGTTAAAGAAGAATTCATGACGATGCGCCGAGTTTCTTTTAATGTCGATGATTTTGAACAGTCCGGAAAGCTGAAGCGAATCAAGGAGATTGTTCGTCAGGCAAAATTTGAAAACCGCAAGGTTCTCGTCTTTTCATTTTTCTTGGAAACGATCAAGAAAGTTTGCGTATATTTGAATGATTCTTGCATGGAGCCTATTACGGGTGCGGTGCCTGTGAGCCATAGGCAAGAAATTATCGATGCGTTTGAAAAATCCCCTGCAGGGACTGTTCTCCCGTTGCAAATCAACGCGGGCGGGCTGGGCTTGAACATTCAGGCGGCGAATGTGGTCATTTTGTGCGAACCGCAGCTGAAGCCGAGTGCCGAAATGCAGGCGATTTCTCGCGCATACCGAATGGGTCAGGTTCGAAATGTGCTTGTGTACAGGCTTTTGATGCTTGATTCGATTGACGAGAAAATCAACACTCTGCTCAAATTTAAAAAGCAAGTCTTTAATACGTTTGCCGATAAGTCTCTGTCCGGGACGCAGGATTTGGAAATCAGTCCTGATGAAATCAAGAATCTTTTCAAGAAAGAAGTTGAGCGAATCCGTGCCGCGCAAGGGAGCGTTCCGACAGACAAAAGTCTTATTGCAGAAAACGAGTGGCTTGGAAAAGAAACGAATGAAGAAATAAATGAATTTGGCTATCGGGAACATGATCCGGTTTTGATAACGCCGGATTTTATGCGGAAAACCTGCGAACGCTACAATGAGCTCTATTTTGAAGGCGTGCTAGACGTAGACCGGTTGACTTTTGAATTGGACTATAGTTCTAGTTATTTGGCCTGTTTTGTCCCTAACTATTTAAGCATCGTATTCAGCCGCCATTTTGAATTTGATTACCGGAAATACCGCAATACGATGGTGCATGAAATGTGCCATTATTACCTGTATTCATTTTCGGGAGAAAATAGATCCGATAACACTTTCAAATATGAGACGGTTCACGGCAAAGCATTCCAGGATTTGGTCGACAGATTGAATTCTAAACATGCTGAGCTCAATGTGATGCTTAGAGATTGTGATTGCTAA
- a CDS encoding glycoside hydrolase family 30 beta sandwich domain-containing protein — protein sequence MTYSMKRFSLFALSIAFLSTLACAATINVDMGKEYQRISGFGAASAWAGSITDKNAAFLWDSTSGAGLTLHRIRIAPDGSTSETSIAKKASEYGVKVWAAPWTSKYTVNYDGDKKHLDFNHAQDWANTILKFTQDMRKAGVNLYAISSQNEPDGTGDNHYEPDELARWVGDYLGPTLDTTGIKIIGTEAINWYGFPNYKKAFFNNPAALKYTDIFGTHEYGGDPAAYPEIHEAGKEFWETEVYDLGSNKEDVGMGSALRVANMIHDALTISNMNAWHFWWIYSCSEPSCGNGALWPQGQGNPDNVEPTKRLWVMGNFSRFARPGARRIDATKNPERDVKVTAYRDSLKTKIAVVILNSKNEEFKADFDFGNTKIGSFKPYVTDDNNNLKEGSEIKVDGTKCSYIAPARSATTVEFVLWQEPKVEPPKDSTEAIAFRRISAPRVLQNTYKVFSPIGSFIGEFQAGDVGELRNTLANAGLSRGIYMVKCGNAKTQRIVLR from the coding sequence ATGACGTATTCAATGAAGAGATTTTCTCTTTTTGCGCTCTCCATCGCATTTTTGAGCACTCTTGCCTGTGCTGCAACGATAAACGTTGACATGGGCAAAGAATACCAGCGCATCAGCGGCTTTGGTGCAGCATCAGCATGGGCGGGTTCCATTACCGACAAGAACGCCGCCTTCCTTTGGGATTCCACTAGCGGCGCGGGGCTTACGCTGCATCGCATCCGCATTGCTCCGGACGGCTCCACCTCCGAAACAAGTATCGCCAAAAAGGCGAGTGAATACGGCGTCAAAGTTTGGGCTGCTCCGTGGACATCCAAATATACTGTCAATTACGATGGCGATAAAAAACATTTGGATTTCAATCACGCCCAGGACTGGGCAAACACCATCTTAAAGTTTACGCAAGACATGCGAAAAGCTGGAGTCAACTTATACGCGATTTCGTCGCAAAATGAGCCTGACGGCACCGGCGACAACCACTACGAACCCGATGAATTGGCCCGTTGGGTCGGCGACTATCTTGGCCCCACTCTCGATACCACGGGCATCAAAATCATAGGCACTGAAGCCATCAACTGGTACGGATTCCCCAATTATAAAAAAGCATTCTTCAACAATCCCGCCGCTCTGAAATATACGGACATTTTTGGAACGCACGAATATGGCGGAGATCCCGCCGCTTACCCTGAAATTCACGAAGCCGGCAAGGAATTCTGGGAAACCGAAGTCTACGATCTCGGAAGCAACAAAGAAGACGTTGGCATGGGAAGCGCTCTCCGCGTTGCAAACATGATTCACGACGCCCTTACGATTTCGAATATGAACGCCTGGCATTTCTGGTGGATTTATTCCTGCAGCGAACCCAGCTGCGGCAACGGAGCGCTTTGGCCGCAAGGACAAGGCAACCCCGATAACGTGGAGCCTACCAAGCGACTCTGGGTCATGGGGAACTTCAGCCGTTTCGCGCGACCCGGCGCGAGGAGAATCGATGCTACCAAGAATCCCGAAAGAGATGTAAAGGTCACCGCCTACCGCGACTCCCTCAAGACGAAAATCGCAGTCGTCATTCTCAATTCCAAGAACGAGGAATTCAAGGCTGACTTTGACTTCGGAAACACAAAGATTGGAAGCTTCAAGCCCTATGTCACCGACGACAATAACAACCTCAAGGAAGGAAGCGAAATCAAGGTTGACGGTACAAAATGCAGTTACATCGCCCCGGCTCGCAGTGCAACGACCGTCGAATTCGTTCTGTGGCAAGAACCAAAGGTGGAACCGCCCAAGGATTCAACAGAAGCAATTGCTTTCAGAAGGATTTCTGCACCCCGAGTTCTTCAAAACACATATAAAGTGTTTAGTCCGATTGGTTCGTTTATCGGCGAATTTCAGGCAGGCGATGTCGGCGAACTCCGCAATACCCTGGCAAATGCAGGCTTAAGCCGCGGCATTTATATGGTCAAATGCGGGAATGCGAAGACGCAACGTATTGTTTTGAGATAA
- a CDS encoding zeta toxin family protein, with amino-acid sequence MAEEHRPVLIVVAGPNGSGKTTITSKILKHEWLENAVYINPDNIAQERFGDWNSPEAILDAARYCKSWREESLKNHQSLIFESVFSSDEKVDFVCRAKQQGYFIRLFFVATSHPSINAARIAKRVIQGGHDVPISKIISRYQKSIFNCKKIIPSVDRLYVYDNSVEDQDASLLFRMSDGELVKSYTDNIPQWAMTILK; translated from the coding sequence ATGGCTGAGGAACATCGTCCAGTACTTATTGTCGTTGCCGGTCCTAACGGTTCGGGAAAAACAACCATAACATCGAAGATACTTAAGCACGAATGGCTAGAAAATGCCGTCTATATCAATCCGGATAACATAGCCCAGGAACGCTTTGGAGACTGGAATTCTCCTGAAGCCATTCTTGATGCAGCCCGCTATTGCAAATCTTGGCGCGAAGAATCTTTGAAAAATCATCAAAGTCTTATTTTTGAGTCTGTTTTCTCTTCTGATGAAAAAGTCGACTTTGTTTGCCGCGCAAAACAGCAGGGATATTTCATTCGCTTGTTTTTCGTTGCTACATCGCACCCGTCCATCAATGCAGCAAGAATTGCAAAGCGAGTGATACAGGGCGGTCATGACGTCCCGATTTCCAAGATTATTTCTAGATACCAGAAGTCCATTTTCAACTGCAAGAAGATAATTCCATCGGTGGATCGTCTTTATGTTTATGACAATTCGGTTGAAGACCAGGACGCTTCGCTTTTGTTCAGAATGTCGGATGGAGAACTGGTTAAAAGCTACACAGACAACATTCCTCAATGGGCGATGACGATACTCAAATAG
- a CDS encoding UPF0175 family protein gives MATVTIDIPEDIADLMVCDNKSDELRRNALLLYPFIKNETISHGRAAEILGFSKWELIELYGSEGIPYIDQNWDEAKQDAANVMELLSKR, from the coding sequence ATGGCGACAGTAACAATAGACATTCCAGAAGATATTGCAGACCTTATGGTGTGCGATAACAAGAGCGACGAACTCCGCCGCAATGCGTTGCTGTTGTATCCGTTTATCAAGAACGAGACTATTTCCCATGGGCGTGCCGCGGAAATTTTGGGCTTTTCCAAATGGGAACTCATCGAACTTTACGGAAGCGAGGGCATTCCCTATATCGACCAGAACTGGGATGAAGCCAAACAGGATGCCGCCAACGTCATGGAACTCCTTTCCAAGAGGTAA
- a CDS encoding FISUMP domain-containing protein produces MNSYYKKIMITFVALVLGTNPLWAKQMEKCVVKEQRFERVPDLLFGGYAKMPYCHVFCPSVGELDLRGDCQEIWYCIGQYGDGQPGQAFVRESFQKFHGNCPTKKQLDKYIADKEKKQKAEEEKKRKKEEAERKRLDKKIQDESERKYNKLCSVEGNGSRGTMIDSRDGTEYATVQICSQVWMAENLYYEMDGSVCLDNKKSKCAKYGRYYIWYSAKSACPDGWRLPTAEDFRTLMWVAAWGVTVDSSERFYEKAAKERKAALKLMSSDFDGGLDTYGFAAIPTGYVRYPTRAHARKRAEYDASINNNDPMLRMMNGAKTIPEEIDLGDYAQFITDGRYSKFWSSTEETRPNPYNPTKIDSTGSAVVLSLSAAADYGYNAIKGVRYKSNGDEFDAYPVRCIKDNE; encoded by the coding sequence ATGAATAGCTACTACAAAAAAATAATGATTACTTTTGTTGCTCTTGTTTTGGGGACAAATCCTCTTTGGGCAAAGCAAATGGAAAAATGTGTGGTCAAGGAACAACGTTTTGAACGAGTTCCAGACCTTCTTTTTGGAGGCTATGCTAAAATGCCATATTGTCATGTATTTTGTCCAAGCGTGGGAGAACTTGATTTAAGAGGGGATTGCCAAGAGATCTGGTACTGCATAGGCCAATATGGGGATGGTCAACCTGGACAAGCTTTTGTGAGAGAATCATTCCAAAAATTCCATGGGAATTGTCCTACAAAAAAACAATTGGACAAGTACATTGCAGACAAAGAAAAGAAGCAAAAGGCCGAGGAAGAAAAGAAGCGGAAGAAAGAGGAGGCGGAAAGAAAAAGACTTGATAAAAAAATTCAAGATGAATCAGAAAGAAAATACAACAAATTATGTTCTGTAGAAGGAAATGGCTCTAGAGGGACGATGATAGATTCCCGTGACGGAACGGAATATGCTACCGTTCAAATTTGTTCGCAAGTTTGGATGGCCGAAAACCTGTATTACGAAATGGATGGCAGCGTTTGCTTAGACAACAAAAAGTCAAAGTGCGCAAAATATGGACGTTATTATATATGGTACTCCGCTAAATCCGCATGCCCAGACGGATGGCGCTTGCCGACTGCAGAGGATTTTAGAACTTTGATGTGGGTGGCTGCTTGGGGCGTTACTGTAGATTCTTCGGAGCGTTTCTACGAAAAAGCAGCAAAAGAAAGAAAGGCTGCATTGAAGTTGATGTCTTCGGATTTCGATGGGGGGCTGGATACTTATGGCTTTGCTGCGATTCCGACGGGGTATGTTAGATATCCGACTCGTGCACATGCTCGAAAAAGGGCTGAATATGATGCTTCAATAAATAATAATGATCCGATGCTAAGAATGATGAACGGAGCTAAAACCATTCCCGAAGAAATCGATTTAGGAGATTATGCTCAATTTATTACTGATGGTAGATATTCCAAATTTTGGTCATCAACAGAAGAAACTCGCCCTAATCCATATAATCCAACAAAGATTGATAGTACAGGTTCTGCGGTTGTGTTAAGTCTGTCTGCGGCTGCTGATTATGGATACAATGCCATAAAAGGAGTTCGTTACAAGAGCAATGGAGACGAATTTGATGCTTATCCAGTTCGCTGCATCAAGGATAACGAATAA
- a CDS encoding fibrobacter succinogenes major paralogous domain-containing protein: MKNFILFVLLLMAASFAGESCKNTYQRYVKLVPDQETIDCWLTNEKEGNVKGFFFNLKGGTPGALVYDNSAPVLGHKWLKLYKGEDIRKKGVKCYLAYRPDNTFMTSKQIVSKLLGILKCEKGFSAHLGKSFTPNEGVLTDSRDGKEYKTVQIGQQVWMAENLNYKAKGSMCPDNNPSNCTKYGRLYDWSMAKRSCPAGWHLPNTDEIETLVNLLGGKSVARKILKIANDCDDYDCGSDDFGFAVLPAGTFSSSNEKFRDIDIQPYFWTAKESRNSFKDGLYWDLSNLSGNFSDSDKDDGMSVRCLRNELSEKNNIHEEDSDNEKEKIVVSSQKGMMLDPRDNQKYKTVTIGTQTWMAENIRYKTASSICYGNTSSDCAKYGRYYTFGDAYNVCPSGWHLPSAKEFAVLLKSIGGESKAGGKLKSQNDWNVNNNKCNGTDDYGFAALPTGMMMNEYESFGKGRESYFWSETDERPNSIYVLKIHCDTESATVGWTVEPDYGIPVRCIKD, from the coding sequence ATGAAAAACTTTATTTTATTTGTTTTGTTATTGATGGCTGCTTCCTTCGCTGGAGAATCTTGCAAAAATACGTATCAACGCTATGTCAAGTTGGTTCCTGATCAAGAAACAATAGATTGTTGGCTGACAAATGAAAAAGAAGGGAATGTCAAAGGCTTCTTCTTTAATTTGAAAGGCGGTACACCAGGCGCTCTTGTTTATGACAACAGTGCTCCTGTGCTTGGGCATAAATGGTTGAAATTGTATAAAGGTGAAGATATTCGTAAAAAAGGAGTAAAATGCTATTTAGCTTATAGACCGGATAATACGTTCATGACTTCGAAACAAATTGTATCTAAGCTTTTGGGTATTTTGAAATGTGAAAAAGGCTTTAGTGCTCATCTAGGCAAATCATTTACTCCAAATGAGGGTGTCTTGACAGATTCGCGAGATGGAAAAGAATACAAGACAGTTCAGATTGGACAACAAGTTTGGATGGCAGAGAATTTGAACTACAAAGCTAAGGGGAGTATGTGTCCTGACAATAACCCTTCGAATTGTACCAAATATGGACGCCTTTATGATTGGAGTATGGCGAAACGTTCTTGCCCGGCGGGATGGCATTTGCCTAATACTGATGAAATAGAGACATTGGTAAATCTTCTTGGTGGAAAGAGCGTGGCTCGCAAAATACTGAAAATAGCCAATGATTGTGATGATTATGATTGTGGATCGGATGATTTTGGCTTTGCGGTTCTCCCTGCTGGAACATTCTCGTCATCAAACGAAAAATTTCGTGATATAGATATTCAACCATATTTTTGGACAGCAAAGGAAAGCCGGAACAGTTTTAAGGATGGATTATATTGGGATTTGAGCAATTTATCTGGGAATTTTAGTGACTCTGATAAAGATGACGGAATGTCTGTCCGTTGCCTTAGAAACGAGTTAAGCGAAAAAAATAATATTCATGAAGAGGATTCTGATAATGAAAAAGAAAAAATTGTTGTTTCTTCGCAGAAAGGCATGATGCTTGACCCTCGTGATAATCAAAAATACAAGACTGTTACAATTGGAACTCAAACATGGATGGCGGAAAATATTAGATACAAGACAGCTTCTAGTATCTGTTACGGGAATACTTCGTCTGATTGTGCAAAGTATGGGCGGTACTACACTTTTGGTGATGCGTATAACGTTTGCCCAAGTGGCTGGCATTTGCCTAGTGCAAAAGAATTTGCTGTTTTACTCAAGTCTATTGGTGGTGAATCCAAAGCAGGAGGTAAGCTAAAATCTCAAAATGATTGGAATGTCAATAATAATAAATGTAATGGAACGGATGATTACGGATTTGCAGCTTTACCTACAGGTATGATGATGAATGAATATGAATCGTTTGGCAAGGGTAGAGAATCTTATTTCTGGAGCGAGACGGATGAACGCCCTAACAGCATATACGTATTGAAAATACATTGCGATACTGAATCTGCTACGGTAGGCTGGACCGTTGAACCTGATTACGGCATACCTGTCCGATGCATTAAGGATTGA
- a CDS encoding TonB family protein gives MNVLKFGVAVMALLTVTSCKQDGAKTDSATTDSPKNTQVATNDEKPFKTFTFGNKVWMVENLKVNAEGNRCEGDCNKFGRLYDWNTAMKACPKGWHLPAMSEFQALLAVFFDSTSFSAWQESLLGRNTLFWSSVEQNADSSFAVEIKNVDTSGGPGNKEIAVIPTVSKSSFAYVRCVQGSPINDSLWLKQQEQEALDAQNSCSRSAADIMKVVRQKTPSLRQIYNKALKKKKNFQGKVKIKFVIKPEGNVAETSVDSSTTGNDAFDNEISAAVKLWNFGKHKCNDGNLANVTTVTIPFTFSE, from the coding sequence ATGAATGTTCTAAAATTTGGCGTTGCTGTCATGGCGCTTTTGACAGTAACATCCTGCAAGCAGGACGGGGCTAAGACAGACTCCGCTACAACTGATTCCCCAAAAAATACTCAGGTTGCCACTAATGATGAAAAACCTTTCAAGACCTTCACGTTCGGAAACAAGGTTTGGATGGTGGAAAATCTGAAGGTGAATGCCGAAGGAAACCGTTGTGAAGGAGACTGCAATAAATTTGGAAGACTGTATGACTGGAATACTGCTATGAAAGCATGTCCTAAAGGATGGCATCTTCCTGCAATGAGTGAGTTTCAAGCGCTGCTAGCGGTGTTCTTTGATTCGACGAGCTTTAGTGCTTGGCAAGAAAGTTTGTTGGGAAGGAATACCTTGTTTTGGAGCTCTGTTGAACAAAATGCAGATTCGTCTTTTGCTGTAGAAATTAAGAATGTGGATACTTCTGGTGGTCCAGGAAATAAGGAAATCGCTGTTATTCCTACTGTTTCTAAATCAAGTTTTGCCTATGTTCGCTGTGTTCAAGGTTCTCCTATAAATGATAGCCTGTGGCTTAAGCAGCAGGAGCAGGAGGCTTTGGATGCACAGAATTCATGTAGCCGTAGTGCAGCGGATATTATGAAAGTTGTACGCCAGAAAACACCAAGCCTTCGGCAGATTTATAATAAGGCTCTGAAGAAAAAGAAGAATTTTCAAGGAAAGGTAAAAATCAAGTTTGTCATTAAGCCGGAAGGAAACGTCGCTGAAACTTCTGTTGATTCTTCTACGACGGGGAATGATGCTTTTGACAACGAAATCAGCGCTGCCGTTAAACTGTGGAACTTCGGTAAACATAAATGTAATGACGGAAACTTAGCGAACGTAACGACGGTAACGATTCCGTTTACTTTCAGTGAGTAA
- a CDS encoding TonB family protein: MKNLLKIMLAASLCMSVSFAAPQKETIKDPRDGKTYKTVKIGDQVWMAENLAFEINEINGNPGSTNDCLILGGNGKKANCKKYGRYYSAMAAATTACPDGWRLPSAAEFKKLLDYTGNSIDLKSKKGWNTYQQPSGNGTDKYGFNAQPSGGCIVAQDAKCAYMDEGKYAYFWTSSMQWNSAEDAILQQSVPEGIAYAFLGAPHADYGFDVAPQKKAISMWYPVRCIQDEKKNVGDGLAGLLSGNANVSEQKKSDDFDEGRCSNSNVLDLTVLLKDDYVAIGARGGFQPNIYFNEMWTFRCKANGQRVTYTAKDVQENLGRGYGPKCPNGKEISPDKYINELEKIELWTIENESVDMLVEDMLMNELSRIYNQFKNLEDAGKITIFIDDKRNHDMKWIKKKYGPILNKIQKLGFKEIYFPSDVESSMRSETENAIYYDTRFVIKYDDAHANQLYKTFGVRKPSEANFAKENKRCHNSLVTIEMKNEQAFKEKMDKAFKDSAVVNKILKDVASKMSKEKDPSESSGGGIGDGLAGLFSGGNGKNATKAIGNIESPSADDVGVTGSIDHEHVMKVVRQRLPGLRHIYNKYLKKKPGFQGKVVLKLDVNANGQVTYISVTSSTANYPEFENEIAEAVSRWKFENSTGNTIITIPCTFKINE, from the coding sequence ATGAAAAATCTTCTTAAAATAATGCTTGCCGCATCCTTGTGTATGTCAGTTTCTTTTGCGGCTCCACAGAAAGAAACGATAAAGGATCCACGCGATGGAAAAACGTACAAGACTGTAAAGATTGGCGACCAAGTCTGGATGGCGGAGAACTTAGCTTTCGAAATAAACGAGATAAACGGGAATCCTGGGAGCACCAATGATTGCTTGATTCTTGGCGGTAACGGAAAAAAAGCGAATTGTAAAAAATATGGCCGATATTATTCGGCGATGGCCGCTGCAACAACTGCTTGCCCTGATGGTTGGCGTTTGCCGAGTGCTGCAGAATTTAAAAAATTATTGGATTATACAGGAAATTCCATAGACCTTAAATCAAAAAAAGGGTGGAACACCTACCAGCAACCGAGCGGGAATGGAACTGATAAATACGGATTCAATGCTCAACCTTCAGGTGGATGTATTGTAGCCCAGGATGCTAAATGTGCTTATATGGATGAAGGAAAATACGCCTATTTTTGGACATCTTCGATGCAATGGAACTCTGCAGAGGATGCCATTTTGCAACAATCGGTGCCAGAGGGGATTGCTTATGCATTTTTGGGAGCACCGCATGCTGATTATGGTTTTGATGTTGCTCCACAAAAAAAAGCAATTTCGATGTGGTATCCTGTCCGTTGCATTCAGGATGAAAAAAAGAATGTAGGAGATGGGTTGGCCGGCTTGTTATCGGGGAATGCTAATGTTAGCGAACAGAAAAAAAGTGACGATTTTGATGAAGGGCGTTGTTCTAATTCAAATGTTCTTGATTTGACGGTTCTCCTTAAAGATGATTATGTGGCAATTGGAGCACGAGGTGGTTTTCAACCCAATATTTATTTCAACGAAATGTGGACATTCCGTTGCAAGGCAAACGGACAACGTGTGACTTATACTGCAAAGGATGTTCAGGAAAATTTAGGGAGAGGGTATGGTCCGAAATGCCCTAACGGTAAGGAAATATCGCCAGATAAGTATATAAATGAACTTGAAAAGATTGAATTATGGACAATAGAAAATGAATCGGTGGATATGCTTGTAGAAGATATGTTGATGAATGAACTTTCTAGAATTTACAATCAATTCAAGAATTTGGAAGACGCCGGTAAGATTACCATCTTCATTGATGATAAACGAAACCATGATATGAAATGGATTAAGAAAAAATATGGCCCTATCTTAAATAAGATTCAGAAATTAGGATTTAAGGAAATATATTTTCCGAGTGATGTTGAAAGTAGTATGCGTTCTGAAACAGAAAATGCAATTTATTACGATACTCGTTTTGTCATTAAATATGACGATGCTCATGCAAATCAATTATATAAAACATTTGGTGTGAGAAAACCATCCGAAGCCAATTTTGCAAAAGAAAATAAGAGATGTCATAATTCACTTGTGACGATTGAAATGAAAAATGAGCAGGCGTTTAAAGAAAAGATGGACAAAGCTTTTAAAGATTCTGCAGTAGTGAATAAAATTTTGAAAGATGTTGCATCCAAGATGAGTAAAGAAAAAGATCCTAGCGAGTCTAGTGGCGGTGGTATAGGAGATGGTTTGGCTGGTCTTTTCAGTGGAGGAAACGGAAAAAACGCGACTAAAGCAATTGGTAACATTGAAAGCCCTTCCGCTGATGATGTTGGCGTAACTGGTTCTATTGACCATGAACATGTTATGAAGGTTGTGCGGCAACGCCTTCCGGGGCTGCGCCATATTTACAACAAATACTTGAAGAAGAAACCGGGCTTTCAAGGCAAGGTTGTTCTAAAATTAGATGTGAATGCAAATGGTCAAGTTACTTATATATCTGTAACTTCTTCGACAGCGAATTATCCTGAATTTGAAAACGAAATTGCTGAAGCCGTGAGTCGCTGGAAATTTGAAAATAGTACAGGAAACACTATCATAACAATTCCATGTACATTTAAAATAAATGAATGA